In Thunnus thynnus chromosome 4, fThuThy2.1, whole genome shotgun sequence, a genomic segment contains:
- the LOC137181778 gene encoding matrix remodeling-associated protein 8-like — protein sequence MKPAREDIVFQALLLIHIPVACFFTAVSGQSDSSSSVVVAGYNVSAPAGSRVVLQCVSGRMVWTRDGVRDRQRVLHWDLYRDRPDYAMERVVDMFSAGDQRIYNSYNMGRVSLSKKAFKDGNFSLVIKDVTMNDRGLYSCNLHHLYCHLYETVRVQLNVTKSRRKEQRFWDGQKAVFVVLLGSTVVLPCVNRRNVWTDWSDEEEDQQVVHWDRQSPGIRHDRADRLVDLYASGEQRSYGPLFLQRKMNISNQAFSEGDFSLSISDLQPTDQGLYSCHLHHHYCGLHERREFMVTVEAPVIQTTQPARALPSEDKDSTKVESPRVINVILPDQRHHFLLPLGYVLTSFLLLAFIILIIILITRRRKTKEFYPQPSIRSSRSHSSSDDFEMDVAEVRVCAREPEERGFDYKNNLLKEKVHMNTQPKVIDLDKEMQKFSK from the exons ATGAAGCCTGCAAGGGAGGACATCGTTTTCCAGGCTCTCCTCTTGATCCACA TCCCCGTGGCCTGCTTCTTCACTGCAG TGTCAGGccagtctgacagcagcagcagtgtggtgGTGGCAGGGTATAATGTGAGCGCCCCTGCCGGATCCAGGGTGGTGCTACAGTGTGTGAGCGGCCGCATGGTGTGGACCAGGGACGGGGTGAGGGACAGACAGAGGGTGCTCCACTGGGACCTGTACCGGGACCGTCCGGACTACGCCATGGAGAGGGTGGTGGACATGTTCTCTGCGGGGGACCAGAGGATCTACAACTCCTACAACATGGGCAGGGTCAGCCTCAGCAAAAAGGCCTTCAAGGATGGAAACTTCTCCCTGGTCATCAAAG ATGTTACAATGAATGACAGAGGTCTGTACTCTTGTAACCTCCACCATCTCTACTGCCACCTGTACGAGACAGTCAGAGTACAACTCAACGTCACGAAATCAC gTCGTAAAGAGCAGCGCTTCTGGGATGGACAGAAGGCGGTGTTCGTGGTACTGCTTGGAAGCACCGTGGTGCTGCCGTGTGTCAACAGACGAAATGTGTGGACGGACTGGAGCGACGAGGAGGAGGACCAGCAG GTGGTCCACTGGGACCGCCAGTCCCCAGGAATCCGCCATGACCGTGCTGACCGGCTGGTGGACCTGTACGCCTCAGGGGAGCAGCGCAGCTACGGACCCCTGTTCCTCCAGAGGAAGATGAACATCAGCAATCAAGCCTTCTCAGAGGGAGACTTCTCACTCAGCATATCTGATCTGCAG cccACAGATCAGGGGTTGTATTCGTGCCACCTCCACCATCATTACTGTGGTCTACACGAGAGAAGAGAGTTCATGGTCACAGTGGAGGCACCAGTGATTCAGACCACCCAGCCTGCTAGAGCACTACCCAGTGAAGACAAAg ACTCCACAAAGGTTGAGTCACCGCGAGTCATCAACGTCATTCTGCCAGACCAGAGACATCACTTTCTCCTGCCTCTGGGCTATGTCCtcacctccttcctcctcctggcattcatcatcctcatcatcatcctcatcacaCGCAGACGTAAAACCAAAG agTTTTATCCACAGCCATCTATTAG GTCTAGCAGAAGTCATAGCAGCTCAGATGATTTTGAGATGGATGTCGCAGAGGTGAGGGTGTGCGCTCGTGAGCCGGAGGAGAGAGGATTCG ACTACAAGAACAACCTGCTGAAAGAGAAGGTCCACATGAACACTCAGCCTAAAGTCATTGATCTTGATAAAG AGATGCAGAAATTTTCTAAGtga